A genome region from Sardina pilchardus chromosome 22, fSarPil1.1, whole genome shotgun sequence includes the following:
- the LOC134069821 gene encoding interferon-induced protein with tetratricopeptide repeats 5-like: MSADKVTCDDKLKNLECLFTWDVNKDDISDLKGVPEKLLDRVKYCSRRYHGTYFNILAFVSHLQGRNDTALEYLAKSEAVLKEEKRDEAEFLVTYSSFTWLHHHLGNVEDMETYLGKVMSIGEGGETIVEAEKGWSFIRLGAKFYPRAKESFQKALETKPGSISYNVGYAIVLYRLEGLVRKDVKDMPEDSPAARQLQRALDLDPTDAEVMVLLALKHQGFDALKSRELVITALEKSPDMPQIIRYAGTYFRRDNSTAESLEMLEEAAKRAPNCALVYHQMGLIHWREIINMKTSIGRKVCSVQVMPKESAECIRLFRKTVELKPSNTHAWVHLAEAYAESRQLEKAEPIFTRLVSDERLTDTERQHCHTKYGVFLLFQRKDDDRAVEQLKKAYRIRIDSKVRNQARDKLEKIGSRWLIQRPWESDDIFAFMSAVDDQDNQDSATRAITAESNASGLADSLTRMTL; the protein is encoded by the coding sequence TGCAGACAAAGTGACATGTGATGACAAACTGAAGAATCTGGAGTGCCTCTTCACATGGGACGTAAACAAAGATGACATCAGTGACTTGAAGGGCGTCCCAGAGAAGCTCCTGGACCGCGTCAAGTACTGTTCCCGCAGGTACCATGGCACCTACTTCAACATCCTGGCCTTTGTGAGCCACCTGCAGGGTAGGAACGACACTGCCCTCGAATACCTGGCCAAGTCTGAAGCCGTGCTGAAGGAGGAGAAGCGAGATGAGGCAGAATTCCTGGTCACCTACTCCAGCTTCACATGGCTGCACCATCACCTGGGTAACGTGGAAGACATGGAGACCTACCTGGGCAAGGTGATGAGCATAGGTGAGGGTGGAGAGACCATCGTGGAAGCAGAGAAAGGGTGGAGCTTCATAAGGTTGGGTGCCAAGTTCTATCCACGGGCCAAGGAGAGCTTCCAGAAAGCTCTGGAAACCAAGCCTGGCAGCATATCTTATAATGTGGGCTATGCCATAGTCCTTTATCGGTTGGAGGGGCTTGTCAGAAAGGATGTTAAAGACATGCCTGaggacagccctgcagccagaCAGCTACAGAGAGCCTTGGATCTCGACCCCACTGATGCTGAAGTGATGGTCCTCTTAGCCCTGAAACATCAAGGCTTTGATGCGCTGAAGAGCAGAGAGCTAGTCATCACGGCCCTCGAGAAGAGTCCAGACATGCCTCAGATCATCAGGTACGCAGGCACATACTTCAGGAGAGACAACTCCACCGCTGAATCTTTAGAGATGCTTGAAGAGGCGGCTAAGAGAGCTCCCAATTGTGCCTTAGTCTACCACCAGATGGGACTCATCCACTGGCGAGAAATTATCAACATGAAGACATCCATAGGGCGGAAGGTCTGCTCGGTGCAAGTAATGCCGAAAGAGTCCGCCGAATGCATCCGCCTCTTCCGCAAGACCGTGGAGCTGAAGCCGTCCAACACGCACGCCTGGGTCCACCTGGCGGAGGCGTACGCAGAGAGCCGGCAGCTGGAGAAGGCCGAGCCCATTTTCACCCGCCTGGTCTCAGACGAGCGTCTGACCGACACGGAACGGCAGCACTGCCACACCAAGTATGGCGTCTTTTTGTTGTTCCAGAGGAAGGACGACGACCGGGCCGTGGAGCAGCTCAAGAAGGCGTACAGGATCAGGATCGACAGCAAAGTCCGGAATCAGGCTCGGGACAAGCTCGAGAAGATAGGGAGCCGCTGGCTTATACAGAGACCTTGGGAGAGTGATGACATCTTTGCTTTCATGTCCGCAGTAGACGATCAGGACAATCAGGACAGCGCAACCAGGGCTATAACAGCAGAGTCAAATGCCAGTGGGCTTGCTGACAGCTTAACAAGGATGACATTATAA